The Rhizobium oryzihabitans genomic sequence ATCATCGGTGTCGTCGTCAACGATCTGACGAACAGCTTCTTTGCGGAGCTTGCCGTTGGCGTTGATACCGTCGTGCAATCGGCCGGCTATGTTCAGTTTCTTGCCAATACCAGCGAAAGCATCGACCGGCAGCGCGAGGTGATTGCCTCCATGCGGGAACACGGCATCTCGGGGCTGATCGTGTCGCCCGCCCGTGCGACCGATCCGCTCGACTTCAAGCCGCTGATTGCCGCCGGCATTCCTGTCGTGGTCGTTGTTCGCAGCCTGCCCGGTGCGAAAGTCTCGTCGGTGGCATCCGACAATCAGGCCGGCATGGCGCAGGCGGTTGCCCATCTTGCCTCGCTCGGTCACACCCGCATCGCCTTCATGGGCGGTTTTCCCGATACGGCGGTTTTTCACGAGCGGGTCAGCGGCTTTCGGGATGCCCTGGCTGTCGCCGGTCTGCCTTTTCAGGAGGCGGCGGTTGTTCCCTGCGCGCCCTCGCGTGCCGGCGGCGTCGAGGCGATCGGACGTGTGCTCGAAGCAGGCGATCCGGTCACGGCCGCCGTCTGCTTTAACGATGCCGTGGCTTTTGGTGTTTGCGACGGGCTGCGCGCCCGGCAGATGGAGGCGGGGCGGGATTTTGCGGTTGTCGGCTTTGACGATGTAATTGAAGCCAAGACGACGGTGCCGGCCCTGACAACCATCGCCGTCGACCCCCAGGGGATTGGCAGGCGTGCAGCGCAGCTGCTTCTCAAGCAGATCAATTCGGAGAAGGCCGATGCGGAGGCCGTGACAACGGCGGTTCGGCTGGTTGTGCGGGAGAGTTGCGGGGCAGGGCGGAATGAAGTCGGGAGGGCATCGATATGACAGTAGGTTGGGGACTGATAGGGGCAAGCACGATCGCGCGCGAATGGGTGATCGACGCGATTAGAAAAACAGGCGGCGAGGTTGTTTCCGTTCTGAGTTCCAACCCTGTTCGCGGGGCGGAATATGCGGCGGCAAACGGCATCCCGAATGTCGCTGCCGATCTGGCATCGCTGCTTGCCGATCCGGCCATCGGCGCGGTCTACATTTCGACGACGAATGATCTGCATTGCGAGCAGGCGCTTGCTGCTGCCCGGGCGGGAAAACACATTCTTTGCGAAAAACCTCTGGCCCTGTCGCTCGAAGAGGCCCACGCGATGACAAACGCGGCCCGTAAGGCAAACGTCGTTCTGGCGACAAATCACCATCTCCGGAATGCGCCCACTCACCGTGCGATGCGCGATGCAATCGCTGCCGGCAGGATCGGAACGCCGCTGAGCGCGCGCGTCTTTCATGCGGTTTACCTGCCGCCGCACTTACAGGGCTGGCGGCTGGACAAGCCGTCTGCTGGCGGCGGTGTCATCCTCGACATTACCGTGCACGACGTGGACACGCTCCGCTTTGTGCTGGGCGCTGATCCGGTCGAAGTCATCGCATTTTCTCAAGCCGGCGGCATGAGCCGGGAGGGACTTGAAGACGCCGTCATGGGTGTCATTCGTTTCGAAAACGGTCTTATCGCGCAGTTCCACGATGGCTTCACGACCAGATATGCCGAAACCGGTTTCGAGGTTCATGGCACCGAAGGCTCCCTGATCGCCAGAAATGTGATGACCCAGAAGTCGGTCG encodes the following:
- a CDS encoding LacI family DNA-binding transcriptional regulator, giving the protein MTGGRVTVIDIAQAAGVSKSTVSLVLRGSPLVNEGTRAKVNAAMRELGYVYNRGAANLRQTSAKSKIIGVVVNDLTNSFFAELAVGVDTVVQSAGYVQFLANTSESIDRQREVIASMREHGISGLIVSPARATDPLDFKPLIAAGIPVVVVVRSLPGAKVSSVASDNQAGMAQAVAHLASLGHTRIAFMGGFPDTAVFHERVSGFRDALAVAGLPFQEAAVVPCAPSRAGGVEAIGRVLEAGDPVTAAVCFNDAVAFGVCDGLRARQMEAGRDFAVVGFDDVIEAKTTVPALTTIAVDPQGIGRRAAQLLLKQINSEKADAEAVTTAVRLVVRESCGAGRNEVGRASI
- a CDS encoding Gfo/Idh/MocA family protein, with the translated sequence MTVGWGLIGASTIAREWVIDAIRKTGGEVVSVLSSNPVRGAEYAAANGIPNVAADLASLLADPAIGAVYISTTNDLHCEQALAAARAGKHILCEKPLALSLEEAHAMTNAARKANVVLATNHHLRNAPTHRAMRDAIAAGRIGTPLSARVFHAVYLPPHLQGWRLDKPSAGGGVILDITVHDVDTLRFVLGADPVEVIAFSQAGGMSREGLEDAVMGVIRFENGLIAQFHDGFTTRYAETGFEVHGTEGSLIARNVMTQKSVGTVVLRTEAGEEEIQAGSDNLYEVALKAFHAAITGGKPSATAEDGIWSLATGLAVVEASKSGAAVRVKTGIESRS